GCTGATAAATTTGgtcccccttttttttcctctctccatttgcttttttattctgcccatttttagggCACAATAGACCCTACTGACACACAAAAGCAAAAGATTCATTTGTGGTTTTTGGCAGATCCCCAATACCATCTGACCACCAGTGACATGCTAAAAACATCTCAAGATCAACAGATTAATTGCTAAAAACATGAGCATCCACCATTACACATAATGTGAAAGTTTGTTTTCCCTTGGGCAGGGTTGGGGGAGTTTGGGTCCccttttatgttttattaaaccttaggaggaaggaaaagagctggagaggagagggaagcagTATACAGAGAAAAGTCTCAGGCCACTTGGCTGTGACATTGAGAGGCAGTAGGAAACTTAAGAAAGTTAGAATAGAATTATACCTGGGatgttctttctctcttgcttGCTTGGGtgacctctctttttttctcctcattcaGATCTTAGGAAACCAGATCCACATGCATGTGACAACTAAGGAATATGGTGCCCGGGTCTCCAACCTACACATGTATGCTGCTATCTGCGCTGATGTCATCCGCCGATGGGTCTACCCTCTCACCCCAGAGGCGAACTTCACTGATAGCACAACCCAAAGCTGCACTCACTCCCGACACAACATCTACCGAGGGCCTGAGGTCAGCCTGGGTCATGGCAGCATACTGGAGGAAAATGTGCTCCTGGGCTCTGGCACTGTCATTGGCAGCAATTGCTCCATCACCAACAGTGTCATTGGCCCCGGCTGTCACATTGGTGAGTACAGGTGGGGAGGTCAAGCTGGCCATCCTAGGAGCAGGAACCTGGGGGAACCCCCATGTCTCCAGAAAAGGATACAGAGGGATAGTCCCAGAGAATAAGGAACTAGAGTGGCTGCcttaataaaggaagaaataggGATGTAAAAACAGTGATACTTTAATTTGTGGCCTGTGAGCCTGTTATTGGGTGACTCTTCACATTCCAGGGTACCCTTTATTCACATTCAGGACCAACTGGATAATTAACATGCAATAATAACATCTGTTTAGTGCATTGCAGTTTACAAAGGGCTTCTGCATACGTTATTAAAAACCTTGTGAGGTAAGTATTATTTATAGATAAGTTTAGAGATAAACAAAAAAGCTGTAAGGTTGTCTCACCCAAGGTCATAGCTAATAAGAGGCagtgctgggatttgaatctgAGTGTTCTGATTTTAAGTCCAGTGTTCTTTCTACTCTTAGTAACTCGCTTTGGTTATAAGAAAGTGATGCTTCTAATGGAGCCACCCCTTTAAAAGAACAACAATAAGATTCTAATTCTAAAATGTACAAGAAAAGGTGGAATAATTTGGTTCTACTTTTAGGCATGGATTTAATTCTAATAAGGTTCTTGAGCTCAAGGGGTCCCCAGAAATCTTAAGGGTTCTCAGGTTCTTAAGTCCAGTATATAGTCTGTAATTGTTGTAAACCTGGTGGAGGGTAGTCAGGAGTCTCTGGCCCAAGCTTAGAGAGGGAGAGGGTATTCCTGGTGAATTGGGGATGGAGTAGTAGAGCTGGGTGGGAGCTGTGCTGATGTCAGTCAGCCCCATTCTCCACAAACGGCCCTGGTCTGGAATTGGAGCCCTGGGTGACCAGGAATCCTTCCTGTCCTGAGCCAGGTGATAATGTGGTGCTGGACGAGGCCTTCCTATGGCAGGGCGTCCGAGTGGCTGCTGGAGCACAGATCCGTCAGTCTGTGCTCTGTGACAATGCTGAGGTCAAGGAAAAAGTTATCCTGAAGCCACGCTGTGTCCTCACTTCCCAGGTAAGACCTGTTCCGCACTGCACATAGGCCCCAAGTTGAGTGGTGGTTATGCTGAGCCAGAAAGGGGCCTTATGTCCACCCAGTCCAGCCTGAATTGAGAGTCCCAatccagtggtttcctttgccttCTATTTGGCTTGGTAAAAAAAAGTCACTCTGATTTTCAGGATGTACTTTTCCCCAACATACTAATCAGTCTGTGCCACCCACTCCTTTGTTCTCCTCCAGGTGGTGGTAGGCCCAGATATCACGCTGCCTGAGGGCTCGGTGATCTCTTTGCACCCTCCAGATGCAGAggatgatgaggatgatggtCAGTTCAGTGATGATTCTGGGGCTgaccaagaaaaggagaaagtgaaGCTGAAAGGTGTGAGGCTCAGCAGGTGTGGGGCATctatctgtgtgtctctctgccCCATAGAAAAACCGATGTTTCCCCCTAAGGGGTTGGTGCTTCTACTGGGCCTTTGCTAAAGATCCGTGCCTTTTCCAGGTTACAATCCAGCAGAAGTTGGAGTTGCAGGCCAGGGCTACCTCTGGAAAACAGCAGACATGAacatggaggaagaggaggaactaCGGCAGAATCTGTGGGGTGAGCTAAGCCTTATTCCTACCACCCACCTTCTAAATCAGATTATTTTGAGGGAGATTGAACACTTCAGAATCAGACTACTTGTTCATTACTTTATTTATGCAGACAGAGCAGATATATTGCTCTCTGTCAATGgctctttcaatatttttctcttttctcacccTTTATGGATTCTCAGGACTCAAAATCAACATGGAAGAAGAGAGCGACACTGAAAGTGAGCGAAGTATGGATTCTGAAGAGCTAGATAGCCGGACAGGCTCCCCACAGATGGATGACATCAAAGGTAAGTGGCCAGGGGAGCAGTGTCTGGGACAAAAGAGGAAAATCTCCAGTTTGGTTGGGCATAAAGTCAGAACTGGATGACTTAAAGCATCCTGGAGTGATATTGGCCCATGAACTTACTCTTGCTTTGATTTTAGTGTTCCAGAATGAAGTCCTGGGAACTCTACAGCGGGGCAAGGAGGAGAACATTTCTTGGGACAATCTAGTCCTAGAGATCAACTCTCTCAAGTAAGAGCACTTCCTCCTTATTCTCGCCTCCTCGGGGTGATCCCAGGCAGGTGTAGGTTCTCTCCTACTTCTTCCCCAAATAGGAACCTGTTCCCTCGACATCCCAAATGGACAAGGCCGGTAGCATTTGGAGCAAGGAGAACATTATGTTTTTGCCTCAGCATAGACTTCCTCCTTCCAAAACCCTCTCTTTCCATGATGTTCCATCTGACTTTCTCTCCCCCAGTGTCCTGCCAAAGTCATAGTCCTACAGTATGCTGAAAGGGCCAATGAAGGCCCTGGTGTCACCCCAGTCTCCCCACAGGTACGCCTACAACATAAGCCTGAAGGAGGTGATGCAGGTGCtgagccatgtggtcctggagtTCCCCCTGCAACACACGGATTCCCCACTCGACCCAAACCGCTACTGTGCCCTGCTGATTCCCGTAAGCAAAGATTGGGGCTGGGTACAAGGGGTTGGGTGGAGACAGGTATACATCCTTACTGGGCTTGACTTTAAAGGAAATCAGGAGTAGAAGGTCTTGTGAGATATATGTTACTTGTGGTTCCTTTCTCCTTGCCTCTGGACACAGATTAGGTTCTAGAGCAGGTTTGGCTGGTCCAGGGGAGTCAAGTTAGGTTCAATACTGAGTGGCCTTTGAGATTCCAGTATTCAGACGGTACTAGACCCCAAAGGCATACCCAGTATAGACCTGGACTGTCATACTGTCTGACTGAAAATGATTTGACCCAGAATGAGGTGAACCTTTAGGCTGGAAACAGGTATTCTGAGGGAGCCTGCAGCATCTGACCCCCTTCACCTTCCCTAGGAAATTTCTTTTTCCCCAGTCCTGACTACCAGCACTCCCGAGTCCCTCTGACATAATTCCACAGGGCCTGTATCATCtccctcttgtcttttttttttttttttttttaaatttttgacctTGCCATGTGACTTGCAGGAtttcagttccccagccagggattgaacctgggccatggcagcgAAAGTGCCGAAATCTAACCACTTgactaccagggaactccccgTCTTGTCTTGAAAGACCCATGTTATCAATATTGATTTTCTTTGCTGTCCAGGTGTAGGTGCGTGCTCAGGAATATATTGCAACTTCTCCTTTCTTCCACAGTTGCTCAAGACCTGGAGCCCTGTTTTTAGGAACTACATAAAGCGTGCAGCTGATCATTTGGAAGCACTGGCAGCCATTGAGGACTTCTTCCTGGAGCATGAAGCTCTTAGTACTTCCATGGCCAAGGTGAATACCACCTCAATCCCCCCAGTCCTGCATTTACTTTGAAACAGGCCTTGGTGACCTCCATGGAGACACAAAATAGACTGACATGAATCCGTATGGAGTTTGGTTAACAGCTTCATCCACCCCTAGTGTTGTGCTTATTGCTGGGATAGTACAGCTTGGAGCCAAACTAGTAAGGCAACCATTTGGAGGTTGCCCTGGGAACGTTCAAAGCACTACCCAGCAATAGTTCCAGAAGTCAGACCTGTCCCGGTATCAGAGTGAACAGCTCATTCTTACCTGTTTTGGCGGAGGCTGCTCCGTGTGTAGAAGGAGGCTGAGGGCCTGGTAGAGAGGCACTAGATcttgcctcctcttcctccattATCCGTTATGTCTCGCTGAACCCTGCAAGGCCCCTGAGATCTCATCTCCTCTGCTGGCCTTCTGCAGGTACTGATGGCTTTCTACCAGCTGGAGATCCTGGCTGAGGAAACAATCCTGAGCTGGTTCGGCCAAAGGGATACAACTGACAAGGGCCGGCAGTTGCGCAAGAACCAGCAGGTAAGTCAGGCTGCCTTCCTGTCACTGCAGTGGTTGCCTGGTTCCCTGGCTCCTGGCCTTAGACTCCAGGTGGTTGGTCCCTGGGACTCTGGTTGTTAGAGCTGTTTATCTGCTAAGGAGAAAAGGAGGGTTATGTGCCCCTCCCTCAGTAGCTCTCCGCTCTGCTTCCTTACAGCTGCAGAGGTTCATCCAGTGGCTAAAAGAGGCAGAAGAGGAGTCATCTGAAGATGACTGAAGTCGCACTACCTGCTCCTGTGGGTGTGGTTGATTGCCCTCCTGGTTTCTGGGCCAGGGCAAGTGAGAGGCTAGTTGCAGAAGGATGAGTGACCACCATCTGAGCTGAGACTTAAAGGAGCAGAGGCTGGAGCTACAGTATTCTTCCCACCGCCAGCAGCCATGTGCCTCCCATCCTGACTGGGGAGTTGAGATGAGGGAAGTTGGGCTGGATAACAACTCTGCCTAAGGAGGAGCTAGGCAGGCCCTGCAGGTAGAGGAAGGCCAGAGGAACAGCTTTGTGCTCTGGTTTCCCCTCAGGGAACAGCAGAGAGCAGTTGGCCCTCTCTGTTGCTTGTATTTGTTAATattaaaaaacagagagaggggTATATTTGGTTTCTTTCCAGCTCTGACTGATCAGCAGTGGAAGTAGGTCAACAAAGAGTTCTTAACCTCTGATGTGGTAGCCTTTCTTAACACCTggtggagagggagaagaggggtgTTGTGGCCACTAGGTGGGACTGTGGTGCCTCGCTAGTTGACCATTGCCATGGCCACGGAGGTAGAGGGCCTAGATTCTTTTCCAGACTTTGTGGGCCAATTTGTGGTCCTGGAGTGGTGTGCCTGAACCTAGTTCTGTAGAGAGTCCTAGTCCGAACACTTTTCTGTCAGAGGGTGATGATGCCAAGCATATGTAAAGTCCATTAACCACTGCCAGTCTGTCACATGCTTTGTCCATTTGATCCAGTACTACTGTCAGGGAAGCTGGGCTACTTTTCATCTTATAGATAAGGGAATTTGTGCAAGGTCTCATGACTCTTGAGGGGTAAAGCTAAGGACTTGAGCCTCATAATCCAGAATTCTTTTTCCTTCAGCATATTCAGTGTCTCAGTGAAGGGAAATTGCCCCCAGAGGCAAACACAACCCCAAGCCAGCAATGGATATCATAAGAACAGAGGAAGAACCTGTGAAATGGGCTGTCCCCTAATATTGAGAGAGTATCTACTGCATGACAGACTTTTTTtgatacacatttatttatttgtttatttatttatttttggctgcatcgggtcttagttgcagcatgcaggatcttccgttgcagcgtgcgggtttcttctctctctagttgtggtgcgggctccggagcacgtgggctctctagttgaggagcacgggctcagtagttgtggcacacgggcttagttgccccgaggcatgtgggatcttagttcccccaccagggatcaaacctgcgtcccctgcatcggaagtcagattctttaccactggaccaccagggaaagtcCCCAGGCATTTTGCTAAATACTTTTCATGTGTTATTTTAGTTAACCTTCACATCAGCCCTATGAAGTAGGtcttatccccattttcagatgaagagCCTGAAGTTCATAGAGGTCCCGTAACTGGTAATTGATAGAGCAAGGATTTGTTATTGGACTCTAGAGCTGGAATTTGTCACCTGTATTGTCTCCTTTAACCTCAAACAGGAGACAGGCCCTTCTGTCTCATCTTTTTGAGCTCTTTGTTGCTTTCCTATAAACCTTACTCTGTTAACACTTAAACTGTGGCAGATGTCTTTGGTAACAAGTGGCCCTCCTGGACATCACAGGTAAAATGGTTGCCTTTCTTCATTTCAGTTGGGTGGAGAGGAGTAAGATGAGGAAGGGGATACTGAACTGTACTCAGGGGTATGAAGGGGCATTACTCAGTATTTCTAAAGAGGGAAAAACAGGCTGGCCAGGGTTTGGCttaatttacttttcttattcAGGAAATTTCAGTTTCTCCTTTGTCAAATACAGGACCTAGTGACTAGAGAGCATAGGAAGGTTATGGCATGGACCTAATAGGGGCAGTTAAATACACGCAACTGTAGGGTATCTCTGATTTATACCTGATGGGTGGCAGAGATCAGAAGTGGCCTATAGAACTTTTTAGGAGGAAAATATTCCTTCTAGTTGCAGTGATTAGGGAAGGCTTACAGGATTGTGACACTTGAGTGGCCTAAAAAATAGAAAGGGTAGAGGGAACATTATGAGCAAAGCAATGGGTTTCCATTTAAATATGGCAGATTAAACACATGGGctttggggacttctctggcggtccagtggttaagacaccgtgcttccactgcagggggcacgagttcgatccctggtcctggtcgggaaactaagatcccttGTGCTgcggagcggccaaaaaaaaaaagaaaaaagaaaaaactcatgaGCTTTTTACTCCAAAACCACTTTCAAATGGTAACAAAGGAATTCTTCAAAAAAGGCACGTGACTCA
Above is a window of Eschrichtius robustus isolate mEscRob2 chromosome 6, mEscRob2.pri, whole genome shotgun sequence DNA encoding:
- the EIF2B5 gene encoding translation initiation factor eIF2B subunit epsilon codes for the protein MAATVVAPPGVVAGRPNKRSGSGPAGGGSGGGGGGGAARGAEEEPPPPLQAVLVADSFNRRFFPISKDQPRVLLPLANVALIDYTLEFLTATGVQETFVFCCWKAAQIKEHLLKSKWCRPTSLNVVRIITSELYRSLGDVLRDVDAKALVRSDFLLVYGDVISNINITRALEEHRLRRKLEKNVSVMTMIFKESSPSHPTRCHEDNVVVAADSATNRVLHFQKTQGLRRFSFPLSLFQGSGDGVEIRYDLLDCHISICSPQVAQLFTDNFDYQTRDDFVRGLLVNEEILGNQIHMHVTTKEYGARVSNLHMYAAICADVIRRWVYPLTPEANFTDSTTQSCTHSRHNIYRGPEVSLGHGSILEENVLLGSGTVIGSNCSITNSVIGPGCHIGDNVVLDEAFLWQGVRVAAGAQIRQSVLCDNAEVKEKVILKPRCVLTSQVVVGPDITLPEGSVISLHPPDAEDDEDDGQFSDDSGADQEKEKVKLKGYNPAEVGVAGQGYLWKTADMNMEEEEELRQNLWGLKINMEEESDTESERSMDSEELDSRTGSPQMDDIKVFQNEVLGTLQRGKEENISWDNLVLEINSLKYAYNISLKEVMQVLSHVVLEFPLQHTDSPLDPNRYCALLIPLLKTWSPVFRNYIKRAADHLEALAAIEDFFLEHEALSTSMAKVLMAFYQLEILAEETILSWFGQRDTTDKGRQLRKNQQLQRFIQWLKEAEEESSEDD